In Palaemon carinicauda isolate YSFRI2023 chromosome 28, ASM3689809v2, whole genome shotgun sequence, a single genomic region encodes these proteins:
- the LOC137621858 gene encoding paternally-expressed gene 3 protein-like: MAISSCRQDAAISSCRQDAAVSSCRQDAAVSSCRQDAAVSSCRQDAAVSSCRQDADVSSCRQDAAVSSCRQDAAVSSCRMDAAVSSCRMDAAVSSCRMDAAVSSCRMDAAVSSCRMDAAVSSCRMDAAVSSCRMDAAVSSCRMDAAVSSCRMDAAVSSCRMDAAVSSCRMDAAVSSCRMDAAVYSCRMDAAVSSCRMDAAVSSCRMDAAVSSCLMDAAVSSCLMDAAVSSCLMDAAVSSCLMDAAVSSCLMDAAVSSCLMDAAVSSCLMDAAVSSCLKDAAVSQCRMDAAVSPFRMDAAVSSCRMDAAVSSCRMDAAVSSCRMDAAVSSCRMDAAVSSCRMDAAVSSCRMDAAVSSCRMDAAVSSCRMDAAVSSCLMDAAVSSCLMDAAVSSCLKDAAVSPCRMDAAVSPCRMDAAVSSCRMDAAVSSCRMDAAVSSCRMDAAVSSCRMDAAVSSCRMDAAVSSCRMDSCNICRT, from the coding sequence ATGGCTATTTCTTCATGTCGCCAAGACGCGGCTATTTCTTCATGTCGCCAAGACGCGGCTGTTTCTTCGTGTCGCCAAGACGCGGCTGTTTCTTCGTGTCGCCAAGACGCGGCTGTTTCTTCGTGTCGCCAAGACGCGGCTGTTTCTTCGTGTCGCCAAGACGCGGATGTTTCTTCGTGTCGCCAAGACGCGGCTGTATCTTCGTGTCGCCAAGACGCGGCTGTATCTTCGTGTCGCATGGACGCGGCTGTATCTTCGTGTCGCATGGACGCGGCTGTATCTTCGTGTCGCATGGACGCGGCTGTATCTTCGTGTCGCATGGACGCGGCTGTATCTTCGTGTCGCATGGACGCGGCTGTATCTTCGTGTCGCATGGACGCGGCTGTATCTTCGTGTCGCATGGACGCGGCTGTATCTTCGTGTCGCATGGACGCGGCTGTATCTTCGTGTCGCATGGACGCGGCTGTATCTTCGTGTCGCATGGACGCGGCTGTATCTTCGTGTCGCATGGACGCGGCTGTATCTTCGTGTCGCATGGACGCGGCTGTATATTCGTGTCGCATGGACGCGGCTGTATCTTCGTGTCGCATGGACGCGGCTGTATCTTCGTGTCGCATGGACGCGGCTGTATCTTCGTGTCTCATGGACGCGGCTGTATCTTCGTGTCTCATGGACGCGGCTGTATCTTCGTGTCTCATGGACGCGGCTGTATCTTCGTGTCTCATGGACGCGGCTGTATCTTCGTGTCTCATGGACGCGGCTGTATCTTCGTGTCTCATGGACGCGGCTGTATCTTCGTGTCTCATGGACGCGGCTGTATCTTCGTGTCTCAAGGACGCGGCTGTATCTCAGTGTCGCATGGACGCGGCTGTATCTCCGTTTCGCATGGACGCGGCTGTATCTTCGTGTCGCATGGACGCGGCTGTATCTTCGTGTCGCATGGACGCGGCTGTATCTTCGTGTCGCATGGACGCGGCTGTATCTTCGTGTCGCATGGACGCGGCTGTATCTTCGTGTCGCATGGACGCGGCTGTATCTTCGTGTCGCATGGACGCGGCTGTATCTTCGTGTCGCATGGACGCGGCTGTATCTTCGTGTCGCATGGACGCGGCTGTATCTTCGTGTCTCATGGACGCGGCTGTATCTTCGTGTCTCATGGACGCGGCTGTATCTTCGTGTCTCAAGGACGCGGCTGTATCTCCGTGTCGCATGGACGCGGCTGTATCTCCGTGTCGCATGGACGCGGCTGTATCTTCGTGTCGCATGGACGCGGCTGTATCTTCGTGTCGCATGGACGCGGCTGTATCTTCGTGTCGCATGGACGCGGCTGTATCTTCGTGTCGCATGGACGCGGCTGTATCTTCGTGTCGCATGGACGCGGCTGTATCTTCGTGTCGCATGGACAGTTGTAACATTTGTAGAACCTGA